The Oncorhynchus tshawytscha isolate Ot180627B linkage group LG08, Otsh_v2.0, whole genome shotgun sequence genome window below encodes:
- the hivep2b gene encoding transcription factor HIVEP2, which translates to MESLETTAEVKSSKEALDKTVPQRKSAAPMTAQTKIPPSADSEGEGWHLCPEPEDDQSRTIYCSTDMSDSGKLRQLEGKSLRQLQDQPCSHPHYNVLTSYPPQERQTVPFARQKTADHLLSALPLVSCGGPSPQRSSPSLPLSLQHCSQSGIEELSKEVCSKMEQKQQQRPGKYVCDYCGRACAKPSVLKKHIRSHTGERPYPCVPCGFSFKTKSNLYKHRKSHAHSVKAGTVPFSELGSYNANMEDRGSLGEGEFYSDAEQSSDTDEDDSSLLDTVSVEEPDSTTAVKVLNLIAQKQGVTLASTLSEDGSPRLLEINAAPAVSQVSHAIQSSAIKQRLALRLSEKRSSDTDTSLSLPSQGSKGSTDSGYFSRSESSEHQTGGPPNTNAKSYQEIMFGKCYKPNPKQQAITVVTCRTDLMSDRKTSERGVSRVFTQEKESMVESIRINTHSFTREDIKEAQLELSDSGQLVRSNSMPTSSVACQDMSQGLRGSHSFDERASPGGIRRLTRQAAFEHSVHDGPPDHYGNISDISNLGVEMDSFIIQQKQAMEYATRKRRKENCVAEEEDVGGQYHTDYDHSEEMRDYDSKQTSQGALTTTSSVKGHAQSVHTQDRTQRDRLEREMWEKREREERRSLGNVISVIQHTNSLTRSLSEQSDSYNSQRRDKPSSMDVVEQSETREMHKRTEIFAHQLSDSRLLDKSYQMTPKLVRQSNIPVPEIRVTVEPDSPEKEKAAEVKQVKVKEPDRHIEEFQWPQRSETLSQFPPEKLPPKKKRLRLADLEHSSGESSFESACTSLSRSPSQDSNLSYCSSFSFDREEKEREVIPKPVSPAARQDEFGKALEFLAVPGSGYSLSVLNQRQQHEMRRTSSEQAPCHSQCRELPEVRSVSFDYGSLSPTAKVRHAELSASYSEPRRGNLVRQESLNVNLEFAHPVLPLNILPQYLSSALSFSSTALHSQCLPMFSPQPSHSGLLVPVRIQTHVPSYGSITYTTVSQIVDDPFESVNSTRTSLLTSHFANLATNLDTSNILLGHPRGLLTSPVQVHVLDLPPAKLKTGIPLSLTSRTISTTNCGSSGGSNKRMLSPASSLDLFMEVKQQKRVKEEKMYGEIVEELGAVELGNYNVTEENKHSLKSEFQSDTNQGASLSGFPSKSSLSASSSLHSHNEPASGSFISPQQQGSESPDSPMENSPTEASLHPHALLSLKDFNESGMDSKAQMEVLVQLVKGQGILISDGENTKRISQFPSLRTMTAVSWCYLNYTKPNSTHSSSPLSSVYATWCISSHNPNPPNLNTSATLALLRSKQTTNTWVYTMAAMYQPGTGKLVSSSLLWRQRLGLLQSKPELKELEGSSYGRKVKDASCRVKAGKEDWKEREVSSKQTAVPTPTPTRIKIFEGGFKSNEDYVYVRGRGRGKYICEECGIRCKKPSMLKKHIRTHTDVRPYVCRVCNFAFKTKGNLTKHMKSKAHMKKCLELGVSVTVDDTETLESDDIQQDLKTGVLSTAKHQFSDADDSDGMDEEIDDIDEDDEDEDDYDGDSTPKILSRSTSPQPCGVASLSVTAAAVIQGVSSDVHGCPLSSFHPLPSCLSIYTLPSVDIHPHPSSTLSGIDVHPHPSSTLSGIDVHPHPHPHPASTVRRTGSDRRTVLASSLDKEDCSLAMLSPDQGCLFFDPYPTCLLSPGWESPLREPPNSCLGYTSTRRDLSPRGRSSPRWDTSPLRPSSPNLTPIQHLFPACMERPLSPGGVDLAGRRQRVVLRAVSPRRGGSQHRDSGDKTRQQAKAELAQLGETIEMDMDQRRSVPPCLPGSACSSCPRQNLFSHLPLHSQQQAGTLLPMVPIGGIQVLRSLPSCSSDRTHLSALSPQKTELHQDSTKEGSVRLAALGAEDSGAQQQGRERGMEREMKRETGMERERLSPLQTPRDSEEENPPVSVLMVRNPKQEEVLQTCTKAIASLRITSEEHL; encoded by the exons ATGGAGTCACTAGAAACTACTGCAGAAGTGAAAAGCTCTAAAGAGGCTCTGGATAAGACAGTTCCCCAGAGAAAGTCAGCAGCACCTATGACTGCCCAAACTAAAATACCCCCCTCGGCTGATTCGGAAGGGGAGGGGTGGCATCTATGCCCAGAACCAGAGGACGACCAGAGTAGAACCATATATTGTTCAACAGATATGTCTGACTCAGGGAAACTCAGACAATTAGAAGGGAAATCACTACGCCAATTACAGGATCAACCCTGCAGTCATCCTCATTACAACGTATTAACCTCATATCCaccacaggagagacagacagttccCTTTGCTAGACAGAAAACAGCAGATCACTTGCTTTCTGCACTGCCACTTGTCAGCTGTGGAGGGCCCTCTCCTCAGAGGAGCTCCCCCAGTTTACCCCTATCTCTCCAACACTGTTCCCAGTCAGGAATAGAGGAACTATCCAAGGAGGTGTGTAGTAAGATGGAGCAGAAGCAGCAACAGAGACCTGGGAAGTATGTTTGTGATTATTGTGGGAGGGCATGTGCCAAACCCAGCGTACTTAAGAAGCATATTCGCTCACATACTGGGGAGAGACCCTACCCCTGCGTGCCCTGTGGTTTCTCCTTCAAAACCAAGAGCAATTTATACAAACACAGAAAATCTCATGCTCACTCGGTCAAAGCTGGGACAGTGCCATTTTCAGAACTGGGTTCTTACAATGCCAATATGGAGGACCGGGGATCTTTAGGAGAAGGAGAGTTCTACTCTGATGCTGAGCAGAGCTCGGACACGGACGAAGACGATTCATCGCTCTTGGACACTGTTTCAGTGGAGGAACCAGATAGCACCACTGCTGTTAAAGTACTGAATCTCATTGCCCAGAAACAGGGAGTTACATTAGCATCAACATTATCTGAGGACGGTTCACCCAGACTCTTGGAGATCAATGCTGCTCCAGCTGTTTCTCAGGTCAGCCATGCAATCCAATCCAGCGCCATCAAGCAGAGGCTGGCACTCCGGCTCTCAGAGAAAAGGAGCAGTGACACTGAcacatctctctccctgcctAGCCAGGGAAGCAAAGGCAGCACAGACTCAGGCTACTTCTCACGCTCTGAGAGTTCTGAACACCAAACAGGTGGTCCTCCCAACACAAACGCCAAGTCCTATCAAGAGATAATGTTTGGAAAGTGTTACAAGCCGAACCCGAAACAACAGGCCATAACTGTTGTGACTTGCAGGACAGACTTAATGAGTGATCGTAAGACATCGGAGCGAGGTGTTTCCCGCGTATTCACACAAGAAAAGGAATCAATGGTTGAATCGATCAGAATAAACACACATTCATTTACAAGGGAGGACATTAAGGAGGCTCAACTAGAGCTCTCTGATTCTGGACAGCTGGTCCGGAGCAACTCGATGCCCACGTCCTCGGTGGCATGTCAGGACATGTCACAAGGCCTGCGAGGCAGCCACTCCTTTGATGAAAGGGCGTCCCCTGGAGGCATTAGGAGACTTACGAGACAGGCTGCCTTTGAACACTCTGTACACGATGGACCTCCTGACCACTACGGAAACATCTCTGACATTTCCAACCTTGGAGTGGAGATGGACAGTTTCATCATCCAACAAAAGCAAGCGATGGAATATGCAACAAGGAAACGGCGGAAGGAAAACTGTGTtgcggaggaggaggatgtaggaGGCCAGTATCACACAGACTATGACCACTCTGAAGAGATGAGGGACTATGATTCAAAGCAAACCTCTCAAGGTGCTCTAACGACTACATCCTCAGTGAAAGGACATGCCCAAAGCGTTCACACACAGGACAGAACACAACGTGATAGACTGGAAAGGGAAatgtgggaaaagagagagagagaagagagaagatctTTAGGTAACGTCATCTCTGTGATTCAACACACTAACTCCCTTACCAGGTCTCTCTCTGAACAGTCAGATTCTTACAACTCCCAGAGACGGGATAAGCCGTCCTCAATGGATGTGGTGGAGCAAAGCGAAACTAGAGAGATGCACAAAAGGACTGAGATCTTTGCACACCAGTTGAGTGACAGTAGATTATTAGATAAGTCGTATCAAATGACACCTAAGCTAGTCCGTCAGTCTAACATACCGGTCCCAGAGATCAGGGTGACTGTAGAACCAGACAgtccagagaaagagaaagcagcTGAGGTGAAACAGGTGAAGGTGAAGGAGCCTGATAGACATATAGAGGAGTTCCAATGGCCCCAGAGGAGTGAAACCCTGTCTCAGTTCCCCCCAGAGAAACTCCCTCCAAAGAAGAAGAGACTGCGCTTAGCTGACTTGGAGCACTCCTCTGGCGAGTCTAGCTTCGAGTCGGCTTGTACGAGCCTCTCCCGGAGCCCCAGTCAAGACAGCAACCTATCCTACTGCTCCAGCTTCTCGTTTGaccgagaggagaaagagagagaggttatccCCAAGCCAGTTTCACCGGCGGCTAGACAGGATGAGTTTGGCAAAGCATTGGAGTTCTTAGCGGTGCCAGGAAGCGGctactccctctctgtcctgaACCAACGTCAACAACATGAAATGAGACGTACCTCTTCAGAACAGGCACCGTGCCACTCCCAGTGCAGAGAGCTCCCAGAGGTCCGCAGCGTATCGTTTGACTACGGCAGTCTCTCTCCAACGGCCAAAGTTAGACATGCGGAACTCAGCGCCAGCTACTCGGAGCCCAGACGGGGTAACTTGGTAAGACAGGAGTCCTTGAATGTTAACCTTGAATTTGCACATCCAGTCCTTCCGCTAAATATTCTTCCTCAGTACCTCAGCAGTGCCCTGTCGTTCTCATCCACCGCTCTGCACTCTCAGTGTCTGCCAATGTTCTCCCCTCAGCCGTCACACTCTGGTCTCCTAGTTCCTGTTAGAATCCAGACTCACGTGCCATCCTATGGTAGCATCACATACACCACTGTGTCCCAAATTGTAGATGATCCGTTCGAAAGCGTTAACTCCACCAGAACCTCTTTACTCACTTCTCACTTCGCAAATTTAGCCACGAATTTGGATACATCTAATATATTATTAGGACACCCTCGAGGACTGTTGACCAGCCCAGTCCAGGTTCACGTTCTAGATCTGCCCCCAGCTAAGCTGAAGACAggcatccctctctccctgacctcCAGGACGATCTCCACCACCAACTGTGGGTCCAGTGGTGGATCCAACAAGCGCATGTTGTCTCCGGCCAGCAGCTTGGACCTGTTCATGGAGGTCAAACAGCAGAAACGCGTCAAAGAGGAGAAAATGTACGGTGAGATAGTGGAGgagttgggtgctgtggaatTAGGGAATTATAATGTGACTGAAGAGAACAAGCACAGTTTAAAGTCAGAGTTTCAAAGTGACACCAACCAGGGAGCATCACTGTCAGGCTTTCCTTCAAAATCCTCTTTGTCTGCCTCATCATCGCTTCATTCTCATAACGAGCCAGCAAGTGGAAGCTTCATCTCACCTCAGCAACAAGGGTCAGAAAGTCCTGATTCCCCTATGGAGAACTCCCCAACAGAAGCAAGTCTACATCCACATGCTCTGCTTTCTCTGAAGGATTTCAATGAGTCTGGCATGGACAGCAAGGCACAGATGGAGGTGCTGGTGCAGCTAGTCAAAGGTCAGGGCATCCTCATCTCTGACGGGGAAAACACCAAACGGATATCTCAATTTCCAAGTCTCCGCACAATGACAGCTGTGAGTTGGTGCTATCTGAACTACACCAAGCCAAACAGCACTCACAGCagctctcccctgtcctctgtgTACGCTACGTGGTGCATCAGttcccataaccccaaccctccTAACCTCAACACCAGTGCCACCTTGGCTCTGCTCCGCTCCAAACAGACGACTAACACATGGGTGTACACCATGGCTGCCATGTACCAACCTGGGACTGGGAAGCTGGTCTCCTCCTCACTCTTATGGAGGCAGAGGCTCGGGCTG CTACAGAGCAAACCGGAGCTCAAAGAGCTGGAAGGGAGCTCCTATGGAAGGAAAGTGAAGGATGCCAGCTGCAGGGTAAAAGCAGGGAAGGAGGactggaaagagagggaggtctcCTCGAAACAAACAGCAGtgccaacaccaacaccaacccgGATCAAAATATTTGAAGGAGG GTTCAAGTCCAATGAGGACTATGTGTACGTGAGGGGCCGAGGCCGGGGGAAGTATATCTGTGAGGAGTGTGGCATCCGTTGTAAGAAACCTAGCATGCTGAAGAAACACATACGCACCCACACTGACGTCCGGCCCTACGTCTGCAGGGTCTGCAACTTCGCTTTCAAAACTAAAG GAAACCTGACCAAGCATATGAAGTCAAAGGCTCACATGAAGAAGTGTCTTGAGCTTggtgtgtcagtcacagtggatgATACAGAGACACTGGAATCTG ATGACATCCAGCAAGACTTGAAGACCGGGGTCTTGAGCACAGCCAAACACCAGTTCTCAGATGCAGACGACTCCGATGGCATGGATGAAGAGATCGACGATATCGACGAAGATGATGAGGACGAGGACGACTACGACGGTGACTCTACTCCCAAGATCCTTTCCCGGAGCACCAGCCCTCAGCCCTGTGGCGTAGCCTCTCTGTCGGTCACAGCTGCCGCTGTCATCCAGGGTGTGTCGTCAGACGTCCATGGCTGTCCCCTCAgttccttccatcccctccccaGCTGCCTCTCAATCTACACCCTGCCTAGCGTCGATATccacccccatccctcctccaccctgtcgGGCATCGATGTccacccccatccctcctccaccctgtcgGGCATCGATGTccacccccatccccatccccatcccgcCTCCACTGTCAGGAGGACAGGATCAGACCGGAGGACTGTCTTGGCCTCCAGCCTGGACAAGGAAGACTGTAGCCTGGCCATGCTGTCTCCTGACCAGGGCTGTCTGTTCTTTGACCCCTACCCCACCTGTCTGCTGTCCCCCGGCTGGGAGTCCCCTCTGAGGGAACCGCCTAACTCCTGCCTCGGCTACACCTCAACCCGGAGAGACCTCTCCCCCAGGGGACGCTCCTCACCTCGATGGGACACCTCCCCGCTGAGGCCCAGCTCCCCCAACCTCACCCCCATCCAGCACCTCTTCCCGGCCTGTATGGAGAGGCCCCTGTCCCCAGGTGGAGTGGACCTGgctgggaggagacagagggtggtGCTCAGGGCTGTGTCTCCACGTAGAGGGGGCTCACAACATAGAGACTCTGGGGATAAAACCAGGCAGCAAGCCAAGGCTGAACTGGCCCAGCTGGGAGAAACCATTGAAATGGATATG GATCAGAGGAGAAGcgtgcctccctgcctgcctgggtCCGCCTGCTCTAGTTGTCCCCGTCAGAACCTCTTCAGCCACCTCCCCCTACACTCTCAGCAGCAGGCTGGGACTCTCCTACCCATGGTGCCTATCGGAGGGATCCAGGTACTGCGCTCTCTGCCCTCCTGCAGCTCTGACCGGACCCATCTGTCAGCCCTATCCCCTCAAAAGACTGAGCTCCACCAGGACAGCACTAAGGAGGGATCTGTTCGTCTGGCAGCCCTCGGTGCAGAGGACTCAGGAGCCCAgcagcaggggagggagagggggatggagagggagatgaagagggagaccgggatggagagggagaggctgtCCCCCCTCCAGACACCCCGGGACTCTGAGGAGGAGAacccccctgtctctgtcctcatgGTCAGGAACCCTAAGCAGGAAGAGGTTCTTCAGACCTGCACCAAGGCCATCGCCTCCCTCAGGATCACCTCTGAAGAGCATCTATAG
- the LOC112256932 gene encoding zinc transporter 2-like: protein MDSQKHRLIEDDTTTYSMPLLGSFPGSEQDKCPSPTAEAGDRTAAAVRWLPVTATGHCHENDRASWTESREKQLAKRKLIIASVVSLVFMVGEVIGGYAAHSLAVMTDAAHLLTDFGSIMVSLFSLWVSSRPPTKTMNFGWHRSEILGACLSVLSIWAVTGVLVFIAVQRILNDDFEIHSQIMLITSGCAVGVNVLMALILHQSSHSHGPSYHRPHDNTVNLSHGHSHGLPGGHGNTSVRAAFIHAVGDLLQSLGVLLAATIIHFWPQYKIADPICTFMFSVFVLGTTVTILKDVFRILMEGVPKGIDFNTVREMLLSLRGVKTTHNLHMWALTLSQSQLSVHVAIEEDASPQQVLMDATKLLQSEFGFSSITIQVEQYAEEMIYCMQCQDPTD, encoded by the exons ATGGATTCTCAGAAACACCGTCTCATCGAGGATGATACTACAACATACTCCATGCCATTACTGGG GTCATTCCCTGGTTCTGAGCAAGACAAATGTCCCAGTCCAACAGCAGAGGCTGGAGACAGAACTGCTGCAGCTGTCCGGTGGCTTCCTGTTACTGCTACTGGTCACTGCCATGAGAACGACAGGGCTTCGTGGACAGAGAGTCGTGAGAAGCAGCTGGCCAAGAGGAAACTCATCATCGCTTCTGTTGTCAGCCTGGTCTTCATGGTTGGAGAGGTGATCG GTGGCTACGCGGCACACAGTCTGGCCGTCATGACCGACGCAGCTCATCTCCTCACAGACTTCGGTAGCATCATGGTCAGCCTCTTCTCTCTATGGGTCTCCTCCAGACCTCCCACCAAAACCATGAATTTTGGCTGGCATCGCTCAG AAATCCTGGGTGCCTGTTTGTCAGTGCTGTCCATCTGGGCTGTGACAGGAGTGCTGGTGTTCATCGCTGTTCAGAGGATCCTTAACGATGACTTTGAGATCCACAGCCAGATCATGCTCATTACCTCAGGCTGTGCTGTGGGGGTCAATGTCTT AATGGCCCTAATCCTCCATCAGTCCAGTCACAGCCACGGTCCCTCCTACCACCGACCCCATGACAATACAGTCAACCTGTCACACGGCCACTCTCACGGACTCCCTGGTGGCCATGGCAACACCAGCGTGAGAGCGGCTTTTATCCATGCAGTAGGGGATCTGTTGCAGAGTCTGGGGGTACTGCTGGCTGCTACCATTATACACTTCTGG CCTCAGTATAAAATAGCAGATCCTATTTGTACCTTCATGTTCTCTGTATTTGTGCTGGGAACAACTGTCACTATCCTGAAGGACGTCTTCAGGATACTCATGGAAG GGGTTCCTAAAGGTATCGACTTCAATACTGTGAGAGAAATGCTGCTGTCGCTGAGAGGAGTCAAGACCACACACAACCTCCACATGTGGGCCCTCACATTGAGCCAGTCACAGCTCTCTGTACACGTGGCTATAG AGGAAGATGCCAGTCCCCAACAGGTACTCATGGATGCTACCAAGCTGCTCCAGTCAGAGTTTGGTTTCTCCAGCATCACCATCCAGGTAGAGCAGTATGCAGAGGAGATGATCTATTGCATGCAGTGCCAGGACCCCACGGACTGA